Within the Malus sylvestris chromosome 4, drMalSylv7.2, whole genome shotgun sequence genome, the region TGGGTTGAGTCAGAGGGTCTTCAACAACCTTTTGATCTTCTCCAAGTCGGAATTGACTTATAATCTTCAACAACCTTTATTCTTTCTTCCCATCTGTTTGTTAGCAAATCGAAATGTACACACAAGTATAACTGGCCAAACGTACAAATTAGGTTTAGAATGGTTTATATGTAAATCCAACCTGATACTTCCTATTTAATATTGATGCGAGTCGAGTTTAAAATTTCTTACTTAGGTAGTGGGCATGCTGCCAACAGGTTGTAGTTATAGTGACAAAAATGttctattcttcttcttcttcttcttcttcttcttcttcttcaagtcgGCATCGACTAAGACAGTCTTCAACagccttttcttctttcttctcgttcttcttcttctttgaaattGAAGTGTTGGGTTGAGTCAGAGGGTCTTCAACAGCCTTTTCATCTTCTCCAAGTCGGAATTGACTCAGAATCTTCAACaacctttcttttttcttcccatCTGTTTGTCAGCAAATCGAAATGTACACACAAGTATAACTGGCCAAACGTACAACTTAGGTTTAGAATGGTTTTATATGTAAATCCAACCTGATACTTCCTATTTAATATTGATGCGAGTCGTGTTTAAAATTTCTGTTTAAAATTTCTTACTTAGGTAGTGGGCATGCTGCCAACAGGTTGTAGTTATAGTGACAACAATGTTCTACTTCAAATTACTCTAAATTGTGGAAATGATAATTAGAACTCGAGTGGATTGAGAAAGCACGTTTGATACAATGTGGTTACGCTCAAGTTTGtcaaattgaaattttcattttcaacaaAATGGTATTCTATTATAAAACATTCAAAATACGGAAGTGATTTAGATGATATACACAAAAACTGACTTAACTCAAATTTACcattaaattgattttttttttttggctctaGTATATTGGTAACTGAGCCCAAAGTagtattggatccaatttacaGGTTTATCATTCCATTACCAGCCCGCACAACTGGGCTCACACTCTcacttaaaaagaaaataaataaataattaaatcaaaAAGCAAAGGGAAAGAAGCTTTAATGGCCTCCTTTTTCCACATTCCATATTCCCGTTTGCTTCTTCCTCGCTGCATTTTGCTCCATTTTCACCTGtaagcctctctctctctctctctctctctctctctctctctctctctctctctctgtgcacTAATCAGTTATCACCttgcattcttgtttttctaattGTCGAAAGATTTTGCTTCTCATCCATCTCTTCAAGATGGGGTTTTTCTGCTTTTACCCGTGATAGGTCTAATTTATAGCTACCGCCACTGAGCTTTTTCTTCAGCTTGTCCaatatttttcttccaatccaTAATGGGGAAGATGGTCTGTAGCTTTTCATCCTTGTTATTGCCTTAATTTACAGCTGCTGCTGTTCTTCAACCCCTCTGAAAGCCCTCTATTTTTAAGCCATGGAGCACAAATGGGTTTCAGGTTTTTGCCCCTGTAACCCTCTTAAATTACGTGCACTGCTACTGATATTCTTAGTGCTTGTATGCTCAAACCTTTCTCAGTGTTTTGATATTTACCCACAAGACAAAGACTCAGTCTTGCTGTTTAGGTCATTGGTCCAAGACCCTAGCCAGAGCTTGTCCAGCTGGGTTGGCTCTAATTGTACCAACTGGACCGGAATCACCTGCGAAAACCAGACCGGCAGAGTGGTTTCGGTTAACTTGACCAACATGAACTTGTCTGGCCAAATTCACCCCAGTTTGTGCAAACTTCCATTTCTCGAACATTTGGTTTTGTCTGAAAACAACTTTACTTCCCCAATCCCCCTGTGTTTCGGTTCTTTGCGCAGTCTCAAAACCCTGCATGTCGATCACAATAGGTTTCAGGGGACTGTGCCCGATACACTCATGAAGCTTAGGCAGCTGAAAGAACTTGTTTTGAATGGTAACAATGATTTGGGAGGGCTTATTCCTTGGTGGGTTGGTAACTTCTCGGCTCAGTTGGAGAAACTAGATATTGGGTTTAATTCGTTTCATGGGGAGATTCCTGAAAGCGTGTTATACTCGAAATCTTTGAAGTATTTAGATCTTGGGAACAATAATTTATCTGGTATTTTGAGTGACTTTCACCAATCTTTGGTCTTTCTCAATCTTGGATCGAATCAGTTTTCTGGTACTTTGCCTTGTTTCTCTGCTTGTGTTCAGTCTCTTAGAGTTTTGAATTTGGCTAACAATTCTGTTGTGGGAGGAATGCCGACATGTATTGCTTCGCTTCAAGGTTTGAATCATCTGAACCTTTCATTCAACCACTTGACTTATGAGATATCTCCGAGGCTTGTGTTTTCGGAGAAGCTTCTTGTCTTGGACTTGAGTAACAATGAGTTGTCTGGCCCTCTTCCGAGCAAGATTGCGGAGACAACAGATAAATCCGGGCTTGTTCTTCTTGATCTGTCTCACAACAGTTTCTCTGGTGAAATCCCATTGAAGATTACCGAACTGAAAAGCTTGCAGGCCCTGTTTCTGTCATACAATCTTCTTGTGGGGGAGATTCCGGCGAGGATTGGAAATCTGACTTACCTCCAAGTGATTGATCTCTCGCACAACTCTCTATCAGGCTCAATTCCGTTGAACATCGTCGGATGTTTTCAGCTGCTTGCATTGAtactcaacaacaacaatctttcTGGTGAAATTCAACCGGAGCTTGATGCATTGGACAGCTTGAAGATACTGGACATTAGCAACAACAAGATATCTGGTGAGATCCCGCTTACTTTAGCAGGCTGTAAATCTCTGGAGATTGTAGATTTCAGCTCCAACAGTCTCTCCGGAATCTTGAGTGATGCAATCACCAAATGGTCAAACCTCAGGTATCTGTCCCTAGCTCAGAATGAATTTAACGGAAATCTGCCCGGCTGGCTCTTTACTTTCCCGGCTATCAGAATGATGGATTTCTCAGGAAACAAATTTTCGGGCTTCATACCGGATGCCAACTTTAACATGAGCAAAAATTTTAACAATGGAGAGCTTGGTAAAATGCAGAGAGTGCCATTTGGTACAACGCATGGTGCGGATACAAAAGTTTTGATTGTTGTCACTACTAGCACTGAATTAAGCTTCAATTATGTACTATCTTCGATGGTGGGAATCGATTTCTCTAATAATGTGCTAGATGGGGAGATTCCAGGGGGGCTATTTACATTACGTGGTTTGCAATACCTAAACTTGTCACGTAATTTTCTTCGTGGTCGTGTTCCAGATGTAGAGAAGATGTGGAGTTTAAGGGCCTTAGATATATCGCACAATTCGCTGTCAGGTCAGATTCCCGGAAACATTTCCAGCCTTCAAGACCTGACTCGTCTGGATTTGTCATACAACTGCTTCTCTGGATTTGTTACTAAGCAGCAAGGATATTGGAGGTTCCCAGGAGCATTTGCTGGAAATCCAGATTTGTGTTTGGAGTCCTCTGATGGAGGGTGTGACCCGGCAAGCCTCCCCGTGGTGCCTGGGAAGGCATTCGAAGGGGAAGAGGTTGAGGGGCGGATTTCTGTTTGGGTTTTCTGTCTAAGTGCTTTCCTCAGTTTCTACTTTACAGGAGTAGCCCTCTTTTGCTCACCTCGAGCACGAAATTACATTCTCCAGACAAAAGCTTAGCGTAATGTTACGTGTAGATGTCGATGACAACAATAAGCTGTAAATTTCATTTACTCCTTTCTAAAGGATGAGTTTGTTCTTCCATGTTTTGCTAACATAGAACTTAGCTGTTGGCACTTAGAATGCTCATAATAATATGCCATAACTAGGGATCGGCAACGGTTATGGCAGACGGGTAATctggttatttacccataaccatttatgctCATATCtgcataaccatttacccattgggtaattgcataaatggtTGTACCCATAAcaataaccgtttataaacggttatctatacccataaccgtgtatCCATTTAACCATATCCATTTATCCATTTATCCATTTAAccttaaccataaccatttaaccgtttttgaacccgtttatctttttttttttttacctatttacccatttttcatccgtttacatgttttttttataacaacttgaaaattacaaaagaaaaatttgtcataattttcgttttttgacaattaaacatcGTTATATGTACATTTTAACATGCATTTTCCTATTTTTAAGTCCTCATACAATTCCAATAATTTTTACTAACGATATTTTTCGGATTGCATTGGATCTCCCAACATATCAACATCATTGCCAAAATATGAGTACTCGGATTGCATTGGATCTCCCAACAGAGACAAAAGTTAAAGAACAAACAAAACCCACACCGGCAATTCAAAAATCAGCCGGATACACAATTGCAGTCAATGCAATTTGCAACGAAATACAAAATTCAATCGAAATCATACTGCTAATGAGAACCAGCACGGAGGCGACGCGGCCGAGTGTTAGAATGGTGGGCAAGGTGAGGAATTTGGAGCAGATTGGGATTGCAGCCGCtgttgtttttatgtgtttgcGATAATGCGAGTTCTCTGAGGTTTATGTGTTTGTGACGGAGAGGGAGAGTGACTGACTGAGTTGTGAGCTCtctgaggttttttttttttttaaattatatatatatatatatatatatatattaaattaaatgggtaaaatgatacccgttataaccacatataatacccataaccaatggatacccgttataataATATGCCATAAGTTATGGCCCATAACATCAACTATATTCTTCAGTTTTGAATGCATTTTCTCCAACAATGGCGCCGAACCGGAACTCAAGGATTCGAAACTAACAGAAGTTATTCGTGTAATATGCACACCAAGAACCAGTTCTAATATTTAATCGGGCCGTCCAAGCTCCCGGAAGCAAACTGAAAACAACACCCACAGAAGAAGTTATTCGTGTAATATGCACACCAAGAACCATTTCTAATATTTAATCGGGCCGTCCAAGCTCCCGGAAGCAAACTGAAAACAACACCCACAGAAAAGGGTAAGTACTTGGTCTCAGGATCATGATTCATTGCAAGACCAAAATGGTCGTTACCTGTTGAACGATTGGATTTGTTGAGGTTGTGAATTCATGAGTCATTCCTTGCCATACTATCTTGCCCTCGTAGAGAAACAACAACCTATACATGTTgaatttgtatatactttgttTAAAACACGTATTAAACAACCAACGCAACCGTTCAATAATGACATGACAATTTGGATGAGGCACGTAACCTGTCAACAGCTCGTCTGATGGTACTATGTTGGTGAGTAACAACAACGTAAGATGCGATCTGCCCAGGTTTCCTGATTGCATCCCGACCTTTTGTATGTACAGAGCGGATGAGGTCTTCTACCACAGTAGAAGCAATAGGATCAAGTCCAGCTGTTGGCTCATCATATAAGAGCACCTGTTGAAGGGCGTCGAAGACTGTCAGGACTCGTGAGAACACAGTACACAATGACATACTAAACTCGGATGATACCAATGATACGTGTTACTATGAAGGAATGCAATGGGAATCACAACTCGCGAAACATTCTACAGTTATGCAAACATTATCTAAGgaaacaaattaaataaagaaCACAACAAAGCTATCATCTTCTCAAAATACCTCTGGCTCTATCGCCTCCTTTGTGGTATCATAAATTATGGATCGAGCCAGAGCAACTCGTTTCTTCATTCCACCAGATAGCTCCGAAGGTAATCGATCCTCAACTCCCTAAACAAACAACCAAGATTGATTAGAAGACAGTTGATGGCGAGCACGCCAAGCAGTGATATCAAAACATTGCAACCCATACTAACACGATCATTAGAAGACAGTTGATGGCGAGGGTGAGAAGATGCTCAGAAATTATCTTAGTGAAAAAAATTACATGTGGTTTTGCCGAGGGTGGGGGGTTAAGTTGAGGAAGGTTTTGCAGACTAATAAATTGACATTTTAAGCATATACCTTTAACCCGACTGCGGCCAAGCTCTCAGTCACaagctttgaaatttgatcctcGGGCATGCTCGAATTTTCATACCTAATCAATTAACAACATGAATTATACTTTGGCATTTTCTATTGAAACCTACACTATCACTCCTAACAGTGCAAAAGAATGCACAAAGAATTTAAAGCTGACTTACAGAAGGAAACCAACATTATCACGAACAGTCAAAGAATCAAATAGTGCAGCGCTCTGAAACACCTGTTACATAGTAGATAAATGCATTaaaagatatattttttttgtttggatataagtgaaccagaaaaaaaaatagataacccTAGCATAACAGTGAAGTTTACCAATCCAATCCGAATACCAGATATCTCATCATCGCTGATCAAACCAATTCTCTTTTGACCTCGAATGTACACCTCTCCCTGCTCGTTACACAAAGGACAAATCTACATAAGAGAACAATAACTAACTCATGGAAGCTCATTAAAATCTAAACACAAGTTAATGCAACAAGGGTTAACATAATATGAAAACCAGCTTAACTATCAACCTTGTCAGGAGCAAGAAGCCCTGCCATAATCTTCAGAACTGTAGATTTTCCCGTGCCAGAAGGCCCAATTATTCCAACAGCTTCGCCATGCCTAATCTATAAATGAATCCACGAATGACCAATAATTTCTTTTATTAGATACAGAaattatattgaaaatataggaAAGTACAAAGTAGTGAAAGGAAGACCAGTAGCACATTCTATGTTAAAGAACAATATTATAGAAAACAATACACGGgttaagaaagaagaaaacagtCCTAAACAACACCATTCCCATCCTTAAAAAAGAGTAGCATTCTTGTTTCTTTCGTTCTGGAAATCCCATCGCAACGCTTTCCCAGACTAtggaattgaataaaaacccaAACTGCCTTTTGTAAGGATAACAATCTACTGTGTAACTCATAAGCCA harbors:
- the LOC126620159 gene encoding protein TRIGALACTOSYLDIACYLGLYCEROL 3, chloroplastic-like isoform X2, which codes for MVSVSNSVLFPLATSSGFTSDGFSRSVRFARTINCSSDKQKGEQRNVLCACMEPPPKLRSDESFAAKFEGFSDQDPFKSEDLSTVWEPEDDSDVLIECRDVYKSFGEKHILRGVSFKIRHGEAVGIIGPSGTGKSTVLKIMAGLLAPDKICPLCNEQGEVYIRGQKRIGLISDDEISGIRIGLVFQSAALFDSLTVRDNVGFLLYENSSMPEDQISKLVTESLAAVGLKGVEDRLPSELSGGMKKRVALARSIIYDTTKEAIEPEVLLYDEPTAGLDPIASTVVEDLIRSVHTKGRDAIRKPGQIASYVVVTHQHSTIRRAVDRLLFLYEGKIVWQGMTHEFTTSTNPIVQQFASGSLDGPIKY
- the LOC126619780 gene encoding receptor-like protein CLAVATA2, which encodes MEHKWVSGFCPCNPLKLRALLLIFLVLVCSNLSQCFDIYPQDKDSVLLFRSLVQDPSQSLSSWVGSNCTNWTGITCENQTGRVVSVNLTNMNLSGQIHPSLCKLPFLEHLVLSENNFTSPIPLCFGSLRSLKTLHVDHNRFQGTVPDTLMKLRQLKELVLNGNNDLGGLIPWWVGNFSAQLEKLDIGFNSFHGEIPESVLYSKSLKYLDLGNNNLSGILSDFHQSLVFLNLGSNQFSGTLPCFSACVQSLRVLNLANNSVVGGMPTCIASLQGLNHLNLSFNHLTYEISPRLVFSEKLLVLDLSNNELSGPLPSKIAETTDKSGLVLLDLSHNSFSGEIPLKITELKSLQALFLSYNLLVGEIPARIGNLTYLQVIDLSHNSLSGSIPLNIVGCFQLLALILNNNNLSGEIQPELDALDSLKILDISNNKISGEIPLTLAGCKSLEIVDFSSNSLSGILSDAITKWSNLRYLSLAQNEFNGNLPGWLFTFPAIRMMDFSGNKFSGFIPDANFNMSKNFNNGELGKMQRVPFGTTHGADTKVLIVVTTSTELSFNYVLSSMVGIDFSNNVLDGEIPGGLFTLRGLQYLNLSRNFLRGRVPDVEKMWSLRALDISHNSLSGQIPGNISSLQDLTRLDLSYNCFSGFVTKQQGYWRFPGAFAGNPDLCLESSDGGCDPASLPVVPGKAFEGEEVEGRISVWVFCLSAFLSFYFTGVALFCSPRARNYILQTKA
- the LOC126620159 gene encoding protein TRIGALACTOSYLDIACYLGLYCEROL 3, chloroplastic-like isoform X4; its protein translation is MVSVSNSVLFPLATSSGFTSDGFSRSVRFARTINCSSDKQKGEQRNVLCACMEPPPKLRSDESFAAKFEGFSDQDPFKSEDLSTVWEPEDDSDVLIECRDVYKSFGEKHILRGVSFKIRHGEAVGIIGPSGTGKSTVLKIMAGLLAPDKGEVYIRGQKRIGLISDDEISGIRIGLVFQSAALFDSLTVRDNVGFLLYENSSMPEDQISKLVTESLAAVGLKGVEDRLPSELSGGMKKRVALARSIIYDTTKEAIEPEVLLYDEPTAGLDPIASTVVEDLIRSVHTKGRDAIRKPGQIASYVVVTHQHSTIRRAVDRLLFLYEGKIVWQGMTHEFTTSTNPIVQQFASGSLDGPIKY
- the LOC126620159 gene encoding protein TRIGALACTOSYLDIACYLGLYCEROL 3, chloroplastic-like isoform X5, with the translated sequence MVSVSNSVLFPLATSSGFTSDGFSRSVRFARTINCSSDKQKGEQRNVLCACMEPPPKLRSDESFAAKFEDPFKSEDLSTVWEPEDDSDVLIECRDVYKSFGEKHILRGVSFKIRHGEAVGIIGPSGTGKSTVLKIMAGLLAPDKGEVYIRGQKRIGLISDDEISGIRIGLVFQSAALFDSLTVRDNVGFLLYENSSMPEDQISKLVTESLAAVGLKGVEDRLPSELSGGMKKRVALARSIIYDTTKEAIEPEVLLYDEPTAGLDPIASTVVEDLIRSVHTKGRDAIRKPGQIASYVVVTHQHSTIRRAVDRLLFLYEGKIVWQGMTHEFTTSTNPIVQQFASGSLDGPIKY
- the LOC126620159 gene encoding protein TRIGALACTOSYLDIACYLGLYCEROL 3, chloroplastic-like isoform X3, whose protein sequence is MVSVSNSVLFPLATSSGFTSDGFSRSVRFARTINCSSDKQKGEQRNVLCACMEPPPKLRSDESFAAKFEDPFKSEDLSTVWEPEDDSDVLIECRDVYKSFGEKHILRGVSFKIRHGEAVGIIGPSGTGKSTVLKIMAGLLAPDKICPLCNEQGEVYIRGQKRIGLISDDEISGIRIGLVFQSAALFDSLTVRDNVGFLLYENSSMPEDQISKLVTESLAAVGLKGVEDRLPSELSGGMKKRVALARSIIYDTTKEAIEPEVLLYDEPTAGLDPIASTVVEDLIRSVHTKGRDAIRKPGQIASYVVVTHQHSTIRRAVDRLLFLYEGKIVWQGMTHEFTTSTNPIVQQFASGSLDGPIKY